CGCCGCCGCTGGTAATCAGCATCAGGTCGTCGGTTTCGCTGACCAAAGTGGCGGCAACCAAATCGCCGTTGCGCTCGCCGGTATTGATGGCGATATTGCCTTGGCCGCCTTTGTTTTTACGGCTGTAATCGGCAATTGGGGTACGTTTGCCATAGCCGTTTGCCGTAGCGGTCAATACTTGCAAATCGCTTTGCTCGGCTTCGGGAGCGAAGGTAATCAGGCTGACAATCTTGCCATCGGCCGGCAGGCGCATACCGCGCAGGCCGCCGCTGCCGCGACCGGACGGACGGACACCATGTTTGCCGCTTGGCAATGCGTTTTCGGCATTTTCATCATCCAGGCCGTCTGAATCTTCGTTTTCGGTTTCGATATCGGCATCTTCTGCTTCATCGTTACCAGATTTTTCCCAATATTCGTTAAATCGGATGGCTTTGCCCAAGTTGGAGAACAACATAATGTCGTCCGCACCGCCGGTTTGCGCTGCACCGACCAAGTAATCGCCTTCTTTAAGCGCGATGGCTTTGATGCCTTGGCTGCGGACGTTTTTAAACGCAGACAGCTGGACTTTTTTCACCATGCCTTGTGCAGTGGCGAAGAAGACGTATTGGTCTTCCGGGAACTCGCGGACGGCCAAGATGGCGCTGACTTTTTCGCCTTCTTCCAATTGGATGACGTTGTTAATCGGACGGCCGCGGCTGTTGCGACCGCCTTCCGGCAGTTTGTAAACCTTAATCCAGTGGCACTTGCCCAAATTGGTGAAGCACATCAAATAATCATGCGTATTGGCAACGAACAAGGTTTCGATAAAGTCTTCGTCTTTGGTGGCCGCTGCCTGTTTACCGCGGCCGCCGCGACGCTGCGCCTGATAATCGGTTGTCGGCTGGGTTTTGATGTAGCCGCCATGAGTCAGGGTAACGACCATTTCGCGTTGCGGAATCAGGTCTTCATCGGCAATGTCACCGCCAAACGGATTGATTTCGCTGCGACGCTCATCGCCGAAGTTGGCTTTAATGTCTGCCAATTCTTCGCGGATTATTTGGGTAACGCGTTCAGGTTTGGAAAGAATATCCACAAAATCAATGATTTTGCTCATCAGATTTTTATATTCGCCGACAATTTCTTCCTGATCCAGGCCGGTCAGGTTGCGCAGGCTCATGCGCAGGATGGCATCGGCTTGCAATTCGCTCAGGTAATAGCCTTGACTGTGCAGACCCAAATTTTCAGGCAAGCCTTCAGGGCGCATCATTTGCAGGTCTAAATCAGTGCGGCTGAGCATATCTTCAACCAAACTGCTGCGCCATGGGCGGGACAGCAATTTTTCTTTGGCTTCCGGCGCATTGGCAGATTCTTTAATCAGACGGATGATTTCGTCGATATTGGACAAAGCCACCGCTTTACCTTCGGCAATATGGCCTTCATGACGCGCTTTTTTCAGGCGGAACAAAGTACGGCGGGTAACGACTTCGCGACGGTGGCGCAGGAATTCGGACAGGATTTGTTTCAGGTTCAGCAAGCGCGGCTGGCCGTCAACCAAGGCCACCATATTAATACCGAAACTGTCTTGCAGCTGGGTCAGTTTGTAGAGTTGGTTCAAAACGACTTCGGCATTTTCATTGCGTTTTAATTCGATTACAACACGCATACCGGATTTGTCGGACTCGTCGCGCAGATCGGATACGCCTTCCAACGTTTTTTCGCGCACCAATTCGCCGATTTTCTCAACCAGCTTGGCTTTGTTTACTTGATATGGGATTTCATCGATAACGATGGCTTCGCGCTCACCGTTTTTACCGATAGGCTCGATATGGGTTTTACCGCGCATCACCACGCGGCCACGGCCGGTTTTATAGCCTTCGCGCACGCCGCTCAAGCCGTAAATAGTCGCACCGGTTGGGAAATCGGGCGCTTGGATAATGTTGATCAGCTCGTCGATTTCAGTTTCAGGCTCATCCAACAAACGCAGGCAGGCATTGATGGTATCGCCCAAATTGTGCGGCGGGATATTGGTTGCCATACCGACGGCAATACCGGACGAACCGTTTACCAACAGCGCAGGGAAGCGGGTCGGCAATACCAGCGGCTCATGTTCGCTGCCGTCATAGTTGGGGCCGAAGTTGACGGTTTCTTCTTCAATATCCGCCAGCATTTCATGGGAAATTTTTTCCATGCGGATTTCGGTATAACGCATGGCTGCTGCAGCCAAGCCGTCGACAGAACCAAAGTTGCCCTGACCGTCAATCAGCACATAACGCATGGAGAAGTCTTGTGCCATGCGGACGATTGTGTCGTAAACGGCTATATCGCCGTGAGGATGGTATTTACCGATAACGTCGCCGACGATACGCGCCGATTTTTTATAGGCGGAATTCCAGTTATTTTTCAACTCGTGCATCGCGTACAACACGCGGCGGTGTACCGGCTTGAGACCGTCACGGACATCCGGCAGGGCTCGTCCCACAATCACGCTCATGGCGTAATCGAGGTAGCTCTTGCGCATTTCGTCTTCAAGGCTGACAGGCAGGGTTTCAAGTGCAAATTTATGGTCGTTGCGGATGGTTGCGTCGGTCATGATTATCTGTAATTTCGTATGGCAAAAATCTTGTTGATTCTACCACAAAACAAGCGGTTTGAGACCTTTGCAAAATTCCCCAAAATCCCCTAAATGTCTTGGTAGGAATTTAGGGGATTTTGGGGAATTTTGGGGAATTTTGCAAAGGTCTCTTGTTGTCAAAGTCTCCAGTTATTTCAATAAGCAATTTGTGCCATCTAGTTTTATTCTCCATATTCAGGCGAACGCCAGTTAATTCTACACATATCTTTATTAGAAATTTCTTTATGAGTTAATCCTGTCAGACATTCTCTTTCCCAATCTAAACATTCCTGTTTAGAAAAAGAAAAGCCAATTGTTTTTTCAGGATGATTTGTCAAAATATTACGGCAGTCTTTCCTAATCCATTCTGCAAACTGATCATCCACATTCTCATAATGTGGTAAATACATATAGCAGAACTTCTTCTCGTTCTTTGCCATACATGCCGTCAGCGGATCTGCTTTCTCACGCCCCTTCCATCCCACCTCGCCAGCCATTGCGCTACCTAATACGAATTCCACCTGATGGTTCGGGTAAAACACCACCGTAATGTCTTCGGGTTTCGTATATTCAGGCAATTGCGCCGTATAACGGTACGTCGTCTCGTCGTCAATCGCACCCGACCCCTCCTGCCATAAAACGGTATATTTCAGATCCGGCCGCCACTTGGCGGGAAGGTTCACACAACAATTAATGCCGCCTCCCGCAAGGGTGGTCAGGTTGTCACCGCCAATGGGATAATAACCGTCCATATCGATGGGATTGTTCGGATTCTCCTTGATTTGCGGATCGGCTTCACCACCCACATCGTAAAGACTGAAGGTAACGCCCCTATCGGCGTTGTAATTGACGCTGCGGACGGAAACAGGGATATCGCCAGATGGTTTGGGATCTGTCTGCAAGCAGGAGGACAAGAAAAGGGGAAGCAGTATACAGGGATAAAGTTGCATTTGTTCGTATCTGATTAATCAAGATTGATAAAATGAACACCAGGAGGTGCAGTACCTGGCTATTCGGATAACGGTAACCTGGTTTTAACATCTACCCCTGCTTTATCCGCCAGCTTCTTGAGCAGTTCATCAGAGGGTTTTGGTGGTTCATTTCCCTCTACCCAGCGTTGAAAGGCAATTTTGCCGTCCCATTCGGGTAAAGGTGCCGGCGGTAGCGGAACGATATCGTCCAAATCAGGAACGGTCGGCGACATGAAGTCGTAATCTGAAAGATAGGTATTAATGATGTCGTAACGACGGGCGCGTTCTAAGTCAAATTTTAAGTCTAAATAATATGAAGTACCTTCAGAAGTATTTGCGTTATCTCTTCCAAAACCTTGAGAAATCAAGCTAGCCGACATTGAGTTTCCATTCTTGACTCCTTGATGAAATGTCTTTACTGCTTCGTTGTACCTTTTCCTCCCTTGTAAATTAATCCCTAAATTAACAGAGGCATCTCCCTGCCCCTGTTCAGAGGCGCATTGATAGATTTTCCGCATCAAATCCAGTCGGAACTCCCGTGTCGGTTCGTCATCAACCCAAGCTATTTTTTCCGCCAGTGCATATTGCGCCTCCCTGTTACCCATATCCGCAGCCTTGCGCAAAAATGCCAGCTCACTGTCGGAGGGCGCACTGACACCGTAGCCGTCTTCAATATAGCCTTTGAGCAGATAGTAGGCGGTAGCTGGAAGTTGTTTGTGCAGCATTTTATACAACTTGTGAACTTCAGTTTCAGCCTCAATATAGGGAACCTTCGTCCAACCGTCGCTGAGCAGGAACTGCAGTCGTACGTTTGCCTTATAATCGCCATTAGCGGCTGCAATACGGTAATACGGCAACAGTTCATCCCAAAAACCGTCTCCTCTTTGGCCTGGCCACATATGGTTCAAATCACGGTGCAGCGCGTAGTTGTAGAGTTGCTGTGTTTCCTCGGACAGAGGTGGGCGTTTTTCATGCACGCAGGTAAATTCTAGGTTCTTTTTGATTTCTTCAATGGTCTTCAAGGTTTCTTTCTTCCGTTGCTTTTCTTGCCACTTTTCCCCTATGCTGCAATACGCGGGTTTAACCTGACCGTTTGCACCGCCTATATGGATGGGATTGCATTGCAACCAAAGGAGAAACCAAATAAACATTGCTGCCAGACAGCCTAAGATAATCAGGGTGTATTTGAGGGGTTTGTTCATGATGGTCAGTCCAATCGGGAAGTGTCGGTCTTCGGGCGTAAAAATTCGCACAAGGGATGCAATTTCCGCAAACCTTGGCGTAATTTGTGCTTTTCAATGGATATGTTCAATTCTGTATCTACGTTATCAGTCTAATCTCTACTCAACCGGCTTTAAAGTCGGCAGAACCGTATCCCAGATAGCCAGCACTTCGGCTTCGCTACGCTTCGTTCCGTCTTTCTTCTCGGTACCAAACTGCATCATGATGCGCGGATTGCCACCGTCTCGTTCCCAAATCAACATATATTTATTGCCGTCCCATTTGATCAGTTTTTCCGTACCCGACATGCCGTTAATGGTACGCTGGCCTTGGCGAATGGTGCGGTAGCCTGTGATTTTAAAGATTTTTGCCAATGCGCTTTTTTCGGAAACCAAGTCGCGTTCGAGCAGGGCTGGCCCACTCGGCTGCAGCACCGCGCCATGCAGTATTTCCAGCCACATATCGGTCTGTCTGACAAAGCGTACACCGGTATTTGCTTTAAAGGGTTTACTGCCGTCGTCGGCGATGAAGCCCCGGATCAGGCAGATGCCATTTTGGTTCAGCACTTCGTATTCCTGCCGTTCGCGCAAGCATTTGACAAAGTCGGAGCAGTATTTTTTTCTCCATTCCGTCGAGCATTTCTTTTTCTTTC
The sequence above is a segment of the Neisseria perflava genome. Coding sequences within it:
- the gyrA gene encoding DNA gyrase subunit A, translating into MTDATIRNDHKFALETLPVSLEDEMRKSYLDYAMSVIVGRALPDVRDGLKPVHRRVLYAMHELKNNWNSAYKKSARIVGDVIGKYHPHGDIAVYDTIVRMAQDFSMRYVLIDGQGNFGSVDGLAAAAMRYTEIRMEKISHEMLADIEEETVNFGPNYDGSEHEPLVLPTRFPALLVNGSSGIAVGMATNIPPHNLGDTINACLRLLDEPETEIDELINIIQAPDFPTGATIYGLSGVREGYKTGRGRVVMRGKTHIEPIGKNGEREAIVIDEIPYQVNKAKLVEKIGELVREKTLEGVSDLRDESDKSGMRVVIELKRNENAEVVLNQLYKLTQLQDSFGINMVALVDGQPRLLNLKQILSEFLRHRREVVTRRTLFRLKKARHEGHIAEGKAVALSNIDEIIRLIKESANAPEAKEKLLSRPWRSSLVEDMLSRTDLDLQMMRPEGLPENLGLHSQGYYLSELQADAILRMSLRNLTGLDQEEIVGEYKNLMSKIIDFVDILSKPERVTQIIREELADIKANFGDERRSEINPFGGDIADEDLIPQREMVVTLTHGGYIKTQPTTDYQAQRRGGRGKQAAATKDEDFIETLFVANTHDYLMCFTNLGKCHWIKVYKLPEGGRNSRGRPINNVIQLEEGEKVSAILAVREFPEDQYVFFATAQGMVKKVQLSAFKNVRSQGIKAIALKEGDYLVGAAQTGGADDIMLFSNLGKAIRFNEYWEKSGNDEAEDADIETENEDSDGLDDENAENALPSGKHGVRPSGRGSGGLRGMRLPADGKIVSLITFAPEAEQSDLQVLTATANGYGKRTPIADYSRKNKGGQGNIAINTGERNGDLVAATLVSETDDLMLITSGGVLIRTKVEQIRETGRAAAGVRLINLDEGETLVSLERVAEEAEDEAALETDAAENQVVETEDTPSQES
- a CDS encoding DUF3304 domain-containing protein, which produces MQLYPCILLPLFLSSCLQTDPKPSGDIPVSVRSVNYNADRGVTFSLYDVGGEADPQIKENPNNPIDMDGYYPIGGDNLTTLAGGGINCCVNLPAKWRPDLKYTVLWQEGSGAIDDETTYRYTAQLPEYTKPEDITVVFYPNHQVEFVLGSAMAGEVGWKGREKADPLTACMAKNEKKFCYMYLPHYENVDDQFAEWIRKDCRNILTNHPEKTIGFSFSKQECLDWERECLTGLTHKEISNKDMCRINWRSPEYGE
- a CDS encoding DUF6396 domain-containing protein, translating into MNKPLKYTLIILGCLAAMFIWFLLWLQCNPIHIGGANGQVKPAYCSIGEKWQEKQRKKETLKTIEEIKKNLEFTCVHEKRPPLSEETQQLYNYALHRDLNHMWPGQRGDGFWDELLPYYRIAAANGDYKANVRLQFLLSDGWTKVPYIEAETEVHKLYKMLHKQLPATAYYLLKGYIEDGYGVSAPSDSELAFLRKAADMGNREAQYALAEKIAWVDDEPTREFRLDLMRKIYQCASEQGQGDASVNLGINLQGRKRYNEAVKTFHQGVKNGNSMSASLISQGFGRDNANTSEGTSYYLDLKFDLERARRYDIINTYLSDYDFMSPTVPDLDDIVPLPPAPLPEWDGKIAFQRWVEGNEPPKPSDELLKKLADKAGVDVKTRLPLSE
- a CDS encoding T6SS immunity protein Tli4 family protein → MLNQNGICLIRGFIADDGSKPFKANTGVRFVRQTDMWLEILHGAVLQPSGPALLERDLVSEKSALAKIFKITGYRTIRQGQRTINGMSGTEKLIKWDGNKYMLIWERDGGNPRIMMQFGTEKKDGTKRSEAEVLAIWDTVLPTLKPVE